Proteins from one Deinococcus actinosclerus genomic window:
- a CDS encoding DUF2239 family protein, with amino-acid sequence METEATFTTFDGPTRRLTAPLAATLTLLHAGPRAGRLTFDDRTGRSVDFDLSGTLEEVLARHLPPEPRSGPGRPKLGVVSREVSLLPRHWEWLERQRGGASAALRRLIDEARKADPDGERRAQAQAAADRFLGAVGGDLPGFEAATRALYAGQRAAFEAALAAWPPDVRTHALYLAAPALEEA; translated from the coding sequence ATGGAAACCGAAGCGACCTTCACCACCTTCGACGGGCCCACCCGCCGTCTGACCGCGCCCCTCGCGGCCACCCTCACCCTGCTGCATGCCGGGCCACGCGCGGGCCGGCTGACGTTCGACGACCGCACCGGCCGGAGCGTGGACTTCGACCTGAGCGGCACCCTGGAGGAGGTGCTGGCCCGCCACCTGCCACCCGAGCCGCGCAGCGGGCCGGGCCGTCCGAAACTGGGGGTCGTGTCGCGTGAAGTGTCGCTGCTGCCCCGGCACTGGGAGTGGCTGGAACGCCAGCGCGGCGGGGCGTCGGCGGCGCTGCGCCGCCTGATCGACGAGGCCCGCAAGGCCGACCCGGACGGCGAGCGCCGCGCCCAGGCTCAGGCCGCCGCCGACCGCTTCCTGGGCGCGGTGGGCGGGGACCTGCCGGGCTTCGAGGCTGCCACCCGCGCCCTGTACGCCGGGCAGCGCGCCGCGTTCGAGGCCGCGCTGGCCGCGTGGCCGCCGGACGTCCGCACCCACGCTCTGTACCTCGCCGCTCCTGCGCTGGAGGAAGCGTGA
- a CDS encoding GIY-YIG nuclease family protein — translation MKHTPRPGIYRVRHLASGRSLLGGSVDAPAYLNRVRFELQLGTHRTPALQRDWTQDGPDAFTFEVLDDLKPDLAGRVSPDDLKELLALWQEKLNWSPQQAY, via the coding sequence GTGAAGCACACGCCCCGGCCGGGCATCTACCGCGTGCGGCACCTCGCGTCGGGCCGCAGCCTGCTGGGCGGCAGCGTGGACGCCCCCGCCTACCTGAACCGGGTCCGCTTCGAGTTACAGCTGGGGACGCACCGCACGCCCGCCCTTCAGCGAGACTGGACGCAGGACGGCCCGGACGCCTTCACGTTTGAGGTGCTGGATGACCTGAAGCCCGATCTGGCCGGCCGGGTGTCGCCGGACGACCTGAAGGAGTTGCTCGCGCTATGGCAGGAAAAACTGAACTGGTCCCCCCAGCAGGCATACTGA
- a CDS encoding rhodanese-like domain-containing protein, with protein sequence MTGKTAAQLVQEARQRVENLTVDQVAREVQAGDALLVDIREPGEAQQDGVIPGAVAAPRGMLEFWADPSSPYHRQEFSPERRVILHCASGGRSALAADTLRQMGYGRVAHLDGGIRAWAQAGQPVNRPEA encoded by the coding sequence ATGACGGGAAAGACTGCTGCTCAACTCGTCCAGGAAGCTCGGCAGCGTGTGGAGAACCTCACCGTGGATCAGGTCGCCCGCGAAGTGCAGGCCGGGGACGCCCTGCTCGTGGACATCCGCGAGCCCGGTGAGGCGCAGCAGGACGGTGTGATTCCCGGAGCGGTGGCCGCGCCGCGCGGCATGCTGGAATTCTGGGCGGACCCCAGCAGCCCCTACCACCGTCAGGAGTTCAGCCCGGAGCGGCGCGTCATCCTGCACTGCGCGTCCGGCGGGCGCTCGGCCCTGGCAGCCGATACCCTGCGGCAGATGGGCTACGGCCGGGTCGCGCATCTGGACGGCGGGATCCGGGCCTGGGCGCAGGCGGGTCAACCGGTCAACCGGCCCGAAGCCTGA
- the rplL gene encoding 50S ribosomal protein L7/L12 translates to MAYDKQALIDQLGTLTIMELADLIDGLKETWGVTAAVAAGPAAGPAAAVEEKTEFDVVLVDAGASKINVIKEIRAITGLGLKEAKDMSEKGGVLKEGASKDDAEKIKAQLEAAGAKVELK, encoded by the coding sequence ATGGCTTACGACAAACAGGCTCTGATCGACCAGCTCGGCACCCTCACCATCATGGAACTCGCGGACCTCATCGACGGTCTGAAGGAAACCTGGGGCGTGACCGCCGCCGTCGCCGCCGGCCCCGCCGCTGGCCCCGCCGCCGCCGTTGAAGAGAAGACCGAGTTCGACGTCGTCCTGGTGGACGCCGGCGCGAGCAAGATCAACGTCATTAAGGAAATCCGCGCCATCACCGGCCTGGGCCTCAAGGAAGCCAAGGACATGAGCGAGAAGGGCGGCGTGCTGAAGGAAGGCGCCAGCAAGGACGACGCCGAGAAGATCAAGGCCCAGCTGGAAGCTGCCGGCGCCAAGGTCGAACTCAAGTAA
- the rplJ gene encoding 50S ribosomal protein L10, whose translation MANEKNQQTLSSLKGSLTGVETFYVVDYQGLTAGQLGKLRKDIREKGGQLIVAKNTLINLALQDGGRDFADALKGPSAIVVAQDDPAGVAKALSDAAKSNDKGIPAVKAGFVEGNRVDVKVVERLASLGSKQSLQGELVGVLSAHLSNFVGILEAYKEKLEGQA comes from the coding sequence GTGGCGAACGAAAAGAACCAGCAGACCCTCAGCAGCCTGAAAGGCAGCCTCACGGGCGTCGAGACGTTCTACGTCGTCGACTACCAGGGCCTGACCGCCGGCCAGCTGGGTAAACTGCGCAAAGACATCCGCGAGAAGGGCGGGCAGCTCATCGTTGCCAAGAACACCCTGATCAACCTGGCCCTCCAGGACGGCGGCCGCGACTTCGCGGACGCCCTCAAGGGCCCTAGCGCCATCGTCGTGGCTCAGGACGACCCCGCCGGAGTGGCCAAGGCCCTCAGCGACGCCGCCAAGAGCAACGACAAGGGCATCCCCGCCGTGAAAGCCGGCTTCGTCGAAGGCAACCGCGTGGACGTGAAAGTTGTGGAACGTCTCGCCAGCCTCGGCAGCAAGCAGAGCCTGCAGGGCGAACTGGTCGGCGTGCTCAGCGCCCACCTCAGCAACTTCGTGGGCATCCTCGAAGCGTACAAAGAAAAACTCGAAGGCCAGGCCTAA
- the rplA gene encoding 50S ribosomal protein L1, which produces MPKHGKRYQALTAKVDRSKQYTIDEAAALVKDIANAKFDETVEVHFRLGIDPRKSDQNVRGTVALPHGTGRTVRVAVITKGDNVQAAEAAGADVVGSDELIERIAGGFMDFDAVVATPDMMAQVGQKLARLLGPRGLLPNPKSGTVGPDVTGMVKGLKAGRIEFRNDKTGVVHAPIGKASFEPGNLSANYGALISALEAAKPGSAKGVFLRSAYLTTTMGPSIQLTLSGGSNA; this is translated from the coding sequence ATGCCTAAGCACGGCAAGCGTTACCAGGCGCTGACCGCCAAGGTCGACCGCAGCAAGCAGTACACCATCGACGAGGCCGCCGCGCTGGTCAAGGACATCGCCAACGCGAAGTTCGACGAGACCGTCGAAGTGCACTTCCGCCTGGGCATCGACCCCCGCAAGAGCGACCAGAACGTGCGTGGCACCGTCGCCCTGCCCCACGGCACCGGCCGCACCGTGCGCGTCGCCGTGATCACCAAGGGTGACAACGTGCAGGCCGCCGAGGCCGCCGGCGCCGACGTGGTCGGCAGCGACGAACTGATCGAGCGCATCGCCGGTGGGTTCATGGACTTCGACGCCGTCGTCGCCACCCCCGACATGATGGCCCAGGTCGGCCAGAAGCTCGCGCGTCTGCTCGGGCCCCGCGGCCTGCTCCCCAACCCCAAGAGCGGCACCGTCGGCCCCGACGTGACCGGTATGGTCAAGGGCCTCAAGGCCGGCCGCATCGAGTTCCGTAACGACAAGACCGGCGTCGTGCACGCCCCCATCGGCAAGGCCAGCTTCGAACCCGGCAACCTCAGCGCCAACTACGGCGCGCTGATCAGTGCCCTCGAAGCCGCCAAGCCCGGCAGCGCCAAGGGCGTGTTCCTGCGCAGCGCGTACCTGACCACCACCATGGGCCCCAGCATCCAGCTGACCCTCAGCGGCGGCAGCAACGCCTGA